In Eubalaena glacialis isolate mEubGla1 chromosome 4, mEubGla1.1.hap2.+ XY, whole genome shotgun sequence, the genomic window CAGAGGAGCCGCTCATGGAGACGCCCATCGAGCGCGAAATCCGCCGCAGCTGCGAACGCGAGGAGAGCCTGCGCCGGAGCCGGGGCCTGAGCCCAGGTCGCGCGGGCCGCGAACTCGTCGAACTGCGTGTGCGGCCGGTGCTCACCCTGCCGGGCCCCGGCTCCGCGCTCCCGCGCGCCTTGGAGCGCGCTCGGGCGGGCGCGCAGATGCAGCGAGACATCGAGCGGGAGGCCCATCGGCAGGCGGCGCTAGCGCGCCCCGAGGTCGCAAAGCAGCGCGCCCGGCAGCCGCCTCAGCCGCTGGGCGAGCTCAAGCGCTTCTTCGAGGCTGCTGGCGGGTGCGGCTCCTCGCCGGCGGCGGAGGGCAGCGCGGACCCGCAGGGGCTGCCTGAGCCCGGAGGC contains:
- the MISP3 gene encoding uncharacterized protein MISP3 isoform X3 gives rise to the protein METPIEREIRRSCEREESLRRSRGLSPGRAGRELVELRVRPVLTLPGPGSALPRALERARAGAQMQRDIEREAHRQAALARPEVAKQRARQPPQPLGELKRFFEAAGGCGSSPAAEGSADPQGLPEPGGRPRSVVQSRCPVLARAPPPIAPSLLEQEVREVNERERELQRQRLSVYGTAEFKEPAPSLTGARPLSFVLAASSW
- the MISP3 gene encoding uncharacterized protein MISP3 isoform X1, with product METPIEREIRRSCEREESLRRSRGLSPGRAGRELVELRVRPVLTLPGPGSALPRALERARAGAQMQRDIEREAHRQAALARPEVAKQRARQPPQPLGELKRFFEAAGGCGSSPAAEGSADPQGLPEPGGRPRSVVQSRCPVLARAPPPIAPSLLEQEVREVNERERELQRQRLSVYGTAEFKEPAPSLTASRGDGKLAVIWPPRRKASENGLEQVGTPFPSCLRRLSLPPTPTLCVRERWAGERTPWEVTLR
- the MISP3 gene encoding uncharacterized protein MISP3 isoform X2, producing METPIEREIRRSCEREESLRRSRGLSPGRAGRELVELRVRPVLTLPGPGSALPRALERARAGAQMQRDIEREAHRQAALARPEVAKQRARQPPQPLGELKRFFEAAGGCGSSPAAEGSADPQGLPEPGGRPRSVVQSRCPVLARAPPPIAPSLLEQEVREVNERERELQRQRLSVYGTAEFKEPAPSLTASRGDGKLAVIWPPRRKASENGLEQEERKP